In Deinococcus fonticola, a single window of DNA contains:
- a CDS encoding DEAD/DEAH box helicase, translated as MNFDQLIAPELAARLAERGITEASPIQAESLPLTLNGKDMIGRARTGTGKTLAFALPIISKLEPSRERARLPRAIVVAPTRELAKQVAEEFSKSGVGLTTVTVYGGAAYGPQESALRRGVDVVVGTPGRLIDHLERGNLDLSAVEFAVLDEADEMLSVGFADAIETILQKTSSERQTMLFSATLTNDINRLARKYLRDPQLVDMVGEGKSQAAQTVEHLKVKVGRARTRVLADLLTVYNPEKAIVFTRTKREADELANELIHRGIESEALHGDLAQSQRERALGAFRSGRVGVLVATDVAARGLDIPEVDLVVQYHLPQDPESYVHRSGRTGRAGRTGTAIIMFGDRENREVAGLERITGVKFKERALPTPKEVAAASAKSSADMVRKVDSAVAQNFQAEAERLFSELGLEALARALAKISGVTEPVKAASLLSGEEGLTTVILHGERLSIARSVAVLARNSDVDTRRLGKVRQWRGGTVADVPSEYIEKLMKANPLEGEIQIEIAQELPELFEQATRERRSEGGYQGGNRGYRDEGGYRGGGNRGGGYGNRGGYDRGGNGGGQGRWSRDRDGQNQRPQRDDFSDREFRG; from the coding sequence ATGAACTTTGATCAACTGATCGCGCCCGAACTCGCGGCGCGTCTCGCCGAGCGCGGTATCACGGAAGCCAGCCCCATTCAGGCCGAGAGCCTGCCCCTGACCCTGAACGGCAAGGACATGATCGGCCGCGCCCGCACCGGCACCGGCAAAACCCTGGCGTTTGCCCTGCCGATCATCTCCAAACTGGAACCCAGCCGCGAGCGCGCTCGCCTGCCCCGCGCCATCGTGGTGGCGCCCACCCGCGAACTGGCCAAACAGGTGGCCGAGGAATTCAGCAAGAGCGGCGTGGGCCTGACCACCGTGACGGTGTACGGCGGCGCCGCCTACGGACCGCAGGAAAGTGCGCTGCGGCGCGGGGTGGACGTCGTGGTGGGCACCCCCGGACGTCTGATCGACCACCTGGAGCGCGGCAACCTTGACCTGAGCGCCGTGGAGTTCGCTGTGCTGGACGAGGCCGACGAGATGCTCAGCGTGGGCTTCGCGGACGCCATCGAGACCATCCTGCAAAAGACATCCAGTGAGCGCCAGACCATGCTGTTCAGCGCCACGCTGACGAACGACATCAACCGCCTGGCCCGCAAGTACCTGCGTGACCCGCAGCTGGTCGACATGGTCGGCGAAGGTAAGAGCCAGGCCGCGCAGACCGTCGAGCACCTGAAAGTGAAGGTGGGCCGCGCCCGCACCCGCGTGCTGGCCGACCTGCTGACCGTGTACAACCCTGAGAAGGCCATCGTATTCACCCGCACCAAGCGCGAGGCGGACGAACTGGCGAACGAACTGATTCACCGTGGCATCGAGAGCGAAGCGCTGCACGGCGACCTGGCCCAGAGCCAGCGTGAACGCGCCCTGGGGGCCTTCCGCAGCGGCCGCGTGGGCGTGCTGGTGGCCACCGACGTGGCCGCCCGTGGCCTCGACATCCCCGAGGTCGATCTGGTGGTGCAGTATCACCTGCCGCAGGATCCCGAAAGTTACGTTCACCGCTCGGGCCGCACCGGCCGCGCCGGGCGCACCGGCACCGCCATCATCATGTTCGGTGACCGCGAAAACCGTGAAGTGGCGGGTCTGGAACGGATTACCGGCGTGAAGTTCAAGGAACGCGCCCTGCCCACGCCCAAAGAGGTGGCGGCCGCCAGCGCCAAGTCCAGCGCCGACATGGTGCGCAAGGTGGACAGCGCAGTGGCCCAGAACTTCCAGGCCGAAGCCGAGCGCCTGTTCAGCGAACTGGGCCTGGAAGCCCTGGCCCGCGCCCTGGCCAAGATCAGCGGCGTGACCGAGCCCGTGAAGGCCGCCAGCCTGCTGTCCGGTGAAGAAGGACTGACCACCGTCATCCTGCACGGTGAGCGCCTCAGCATTGCCCGCAGCGTGGCGGTGCTGGCCCGCAACAGCGACGTGGATACCCGTCGCCTGGGCAAAGTGCGCCAGTGGCGCGGCGGCACCGTCGCCGACGTGCCCAGCGAGTACATCGAGAAGCTCATGAAAGCCAACCCGCTGGAAGGCGAGATTCAGATCGAAATCGCGCAGGAACTCCCGGAACTGTTCGAGCAGGCCACCCGTGAACGCCGCAGCGAAGGCGGTTACCAGGGCGGCAACCGCGGCTACCGCGACGAAGGCGGCTACCGTGGTGGTGGCAACCGCGGCGGCGGGTACGGCAACCGCGGCGGCTACGACCGGGGCGGCAACGGCGGCGGACAGGGCCGCTGGAGCCGTGACCGCGACGGGCAGAACCAGCGCCCCCAGCGCGACGACTTCAGCGACCGCGAATTCCGGGGCTAA